One Hydrogenobaculum sp. 3684 genomic window, AAATACCATATTTGTTGAAGAGAGCTTCTATTTTTATATAATGTTTCCTAGATATTATCTTTGAAGCAATTTTATCACCTAAAAAATATCCTAACCAATAAGACACAAAAGCCCCTAAGACATTTGATAGAACACCTACAACACCTATCATCCATGGATTTAAGCCTATTTTGTTGCTTATAAGTATAAAAGGTAAGACGGGAATAGGCTGTATAATGCTTTGAGTAAAACCTATCAAAAAAACTCCAAAATATCCGTAATGCTTGACTAAACTTATAGCTATGTGTTGTATATCCACATCTTTTATTATACTTATCTTAAAAGCTTAATACTAAAAATATATTTTAGTATATCTCTATTAAATATTTGAGTATAACTATATCAAAGTTATTATCAAAACTCTTGACAAATTTTCTAAAGGTATTATATTAATTTTTAGAAAACTTTAGAAGGAGGTAAGGCCTATGAGAAGAGGTTTGGCAGTTTGGAATCCATTTAGTGAGTTGGAAAAGGTAAAAGCAGAGTTTGACAACCTTGTCCAAAACTTGTTACCTACCGTTTACAGCGGTGGCGAAGTTTCTCTGGCACCAGCAATAGACGTATATGAAACAGACAAAGAAGTGGTGATAAAAGCCGAAATACCTGGTGTCAAAAAAGAGGATTTGGAAGTAAGTGTAAAAGACAATGTCCTTTATATTAAGGGTGAAAAGAAAGAAGAAAAAGAAGAAAACACAGAAGCTATCCACAGAGTAGAACGCATATACGGTAAGTTTGAAAGGATGATATCCTTGCCACCAAATGTAAAAACCCAAGAGGCAAAGGCCGAATACAAGGACGGCATTCTAGAGATAAGATTTCCTAAAAAAGAAGAATCTCAAAGCACAAAGATTAACATAGGCTAAAGCTTAGATATTCAAACAAGGGGCCTTCCGGCCCTTTTTTAATTTTTATCCACTCTTTCCGGTTTTGGTATATAATATATAGATAGCCGGAGTGGTGAAATTGGCAGACACGCTATCTTGAGGGGGTAGTCCTCGCAAGAGGGTGCGGGTTCGAGTCCCGCCTCCGGCATTTAATTTTACTATCTGTTAAAGAGGTGATGGTGATGAACTTTTCTAAAGAGGATATACTCAAAGCTTTTCATGAAAGACATGCTTGCAAGCTTTTTGACGATAAAAAGAAAATCCCTAAGGAAGATTTTGATTTCTTGCTAGAAATAGGTAGATTGTCACCATCTTCTTTTGGAATGGAGCATTGGAAGTTTCTAGTAATAACGTCACAAGACCTAAAAGAAAAGCTAAGACCAGTATGCTGGAATCAACCTCAAATAACAACTTGCAGCCATTTAGTAGCATATCTAGCCAAAAAATCTTTTCTAAAAAATCCGGATTACTATAGACCAATGTATGAGAGAAAAAGCGATATCTTTCCAGATGTAGAATTAAGAGAGAAAGCTATTAAGCGCTATGAAAACTTTGTAAATCAATTCGATGATAGAGGCCTAGCTTGTTGGAGTTCTAAACAATGTTATATAGCTGCTGCAAACATGATGAGCGTAGCTGCTATGATAGGCATAGATTCATGCCCAATAGAGGGCTTTGAAAAGGATAAAGTGGAGGAAATATTAGGTCTTGATACAAAAGATTATGAAATATCTATGTTTGTGGCTTTTGGTTATAGAGTAAATCCACCATCTAAAAAATATAGACTTCCGATAGAGCAATTGGTAGAGTATAGATGATAAACAGATTTCCTATCTTTCTAATAATGGAACGCCTAGAGCACAATCTAAAAGAGCAACAAAAGGCCATGAGCGTTCTGCTCATAAATCAAAATAAGATCACTTACGATTTTTTGAATGCAGTTTACGATCTTTTCATGGATACACTAGGACTTTCTTATACGCTTATAGGCATGATAGATGAAAACATAGACAAATATACCAAAGAGCACATATTTCTCGTTTCTTCCGAAGCGCTTTCTATGTTTAGTTTATCAATACCTTATTTAGAAGCTGGTGTCCCGTTCTTTATAGAGGACACCTACATAGATAACTTATCTGTGCAAGAGTTTATTTTAAGACTTGCAAACTATATAGAAAGATCTATTTTAGAAGAGACTTTTTCAAGGGATTTTATTTTAGACTCTTTAGACAAACTGCTTAGACATCTCACATACTTTCAATATGTAAACGAAAAGATACCTCGTTATCTCTAGCCGTTTCTATATATTTAAAAGCTTCTTTAATGTTTGCTATCATATCAATCGTACTAAAAGCCTCAATATGAGATTTTTTTGCAGTTATCTCACCGGCTACACCATGTAAGAATACACCTAGTTTCAAAGCTTTTGATATAGGCATTTTTGATAAAAAAGCACTTAACATACCACTTAAGACATCTCCGGTGCCACCTTTTGCCATAGCTGGAGTGCCTCTTGTAGATACATAAATGTTATCTTCTGTAGCTATGGTAGTTATAGCACCTTTTAAAATCAAAGAACAGCCATACTTCTCATGAAATTCATAAGATAAATCTATCTGATTTTCTATGATATTTTCTCTTGGTATATTGCTTAGTCTTGAGAATTCACCTATATGAGGTGTAATGACAATATTTTCATTTTTTAAAAGCTCTAAAGCTTTGTATCTGGAGATAATGTTTAAAGCGTCCGCATCCAATAGTACGTGTTTATGAAAACGGTTTAGTATATACTCTATAATTTTAAAACCCTCTTCATAAATGCCAAGGCCCATTCCAATGGCTATAGTATCAAATTGCTCTAAGTCTATATCTTCTATAGACTCTATATAATAATCTTTTGATGGAAGGGGTATTTTTATTTGCTCTATGAGATAGTTAGAAACGCTTGTCATATGCTCTTTTGGTATACCTACATAAACAAGTCCAGCCCCAGCCATAGTAGCTGCCTTTGCGCTCATACTAACAGCCCCTATGTATGGCCCGTTTCCACCTATTAAAAGCACTTTGCCTTCGTTACCTTTGTTGGTATCCAACTCCCTTTTTGGTATAAGGGGCTTTACATCTTTTACGCTCAATAAAATCCTCGTTTTGTTTGGAACACAGGCACAAGGTATAGAAATATCCTTTACATATATATCGCCTGCATATTTTGAGTAGGGATAAAGAATATGGTAAGTTTTTGGATAAGCAAATGTTATTGTATAATTGGCTTTTACAAACTTATCAGAAGGTATACCAGATGGAATGTCTACAGAAACCACCACAGATGAAGAGCTGTTGATAAAATCTATATAAGGTACAAACTCTTCTTTTAGAGGCGGCCTAAAGCCTGTACCAAATAGCCCATCTATTATAACATCGTATTTTTCTTTAGGAAAATCTTCAAGAGCTTTTATATTTAGATTTTCCAAAATAGATTGCTGAATCCTAAACTCTTCTGTGGTTTTTGAGCTTTTAGCAACTAGAAAATCACATTTAACACCTTTTTGCAAAAGCCACCTTAAACACGCCAAAGCATCGGCCCCATTGTTGCCTGTACTTACTACCGCTAAAACACTCCGGGGTTTTAAACTAAGTACAAAATC contains:
- a CDS encoding NAD(P)H-hydrate dehydratase yields the protein MIYILTPEEMALADKCTIESIGIPSLVLMENAARALADFVLSLKPRSVLAVVSTGNNGADALACLRWLLQKGVKCDFLVAKSSKTTEEFRIQQSILENLNIKALEDFPKEKYDVIIDGLFGTGFRPPLKEEFVPYIDFINSSSSVVVSVDIPSGIPSDKFVKANYTITFAYPKTYHILYPYSKYAGDIYVKDISIPCACVPNKTRILLSVKDVKPLIPKRELDTNKGNEGKVLLIGGNGPYIGAVSMSAKAATMAGAGLVYVGIPKEHMTSVSNYLIEQIKIPLPSKDYYIESIEDIDLEQFDTIAIGMGLGIYEEGFKIIEYILNRFHKHVLLDADALNIISRYKALELLKNENIVITPHIGEFSRLSNIPRENIIENQIDLSYEFHEKYGCSLILKGAITTIATEDNIYVSTRGTPAMAKGGTGDVLSGMLSAFLSKMPISKALKLGVFLHGVAGEITAKKSHIEAFSTIDMIANIKEAFKYIETARDNEVSFRLHIESM
- a CDS encoding Hsp20/alpha crystallin family protein, whose product is MRRGLAVWNPFSELEKVKAEFDNLVQNLLPTVYSGGEVSLAPAIDVYETDKEVVIKAEIPGVKKEDLEVSVKDNVLYIKGEKKEEKEENTEAIHRVERIYGKFERMISLPPNVKTQEAKAEYKDGILEIRFPKKEESQSTKINIG
- a CDS encoding VTT domain-containing protein; the encoded protein is MDIQHIAISLVKHYGYFGVFLIGFTQSIIQPIPVLPFILISNKIGLNPWMIGVVGVLSNVLGAFVSYWLGYFLGDKIASKIISRKHYIKIEALFNKYGIFAILIGEPYKAICWMAGILKFPFYRFIIATFISRTLHTIAYIFIGHFFQRIF
- a CDS encoding NAD(P)H-dependent oxidoreductase, with translation MNFSKEDILKAFHERHACKLFDDKKKIPKEDFDFLLEIGRLSPSSFGMEHWKFLVITSQDLKEKLRPVCWNQPQITTCSHLVAYLAKKSFLKNPDYYRPMYERKSDIFPDVELREKAIKRYENFVNQFDDRGLACWSSKQCYIAAANMMSVAAMIGIDSCPIEGFEKDKVEEILGLDTKDYEISMFVAFGYRVNPPSKKYRLPIEQLVEYR